A region of the Spirochaeta cellobiosiphila DSM 17781 genome:
TATAATATTAAAATCAGTCGAGGAAATGTATTATTTCCAGCAGGAAGAGCTTTAGAGAATTTTCCCAATCGATTCAAAACTATTTCTAATATTAATGAGATTGATTGCAAAATCCTTCCTTATACAGATAAACCTGACAAAATAGAATCTATTTGCATCAATCCTTATGGAATTATAGATAGTTTATGTACTGATGAAATGGAAGTCGATGATTTTCTTGAGAATTATAATCCTTATAGGGATAAAATAATGGAAATGTTTCTTAATGAAGGAATTGAAAAAGTACTGCTTTATGCGGAAGAATTGTCTATAGATTTTGATATTACCGAGTACTATTCAGTTTGTGATGCCTGTCGAGATTTAAGACAGGAAATAAAGCGTATAAAGCGGAATTAGCCACTTGTCACAGAAAGGAATACAGAAATGAAATTTACAATAAGTGATCTAAAAAATGGTTTAGAAAAGAATATAATTTCCAATGACCAATATGAACAGTTATTAAATCTAAGTAAAAGCAATCCAGATAACAATAAAGTCATGAATCTTCTTTACTATGCCGGTGCATTGCTAGTCATTTCTGCAATGACTTGGCTGATGTATAACAGTTGGGACATCTTTGGCGGCGGCGGAATAGCTATCTTAACTACAATTTATATTGTTGGAATGTTATTGGGAGCATATTATCTATACTTCATCAAAAAATTAATAACACCAGGTGGATTGCTATTTTCTATCGTCATTTGTCTCATTCCACTTCTAATGTTTGGATTGTTAAAGCATTTTGAAATTTGGCCACAATCAACGAGTTATGGAGATTTTTATATTTGGATAAAAGGCAAATGGGTGGTTCTTGAATTATCTGGTATTTTTGTAGGTTTAGTAATTCTATATTTTGTAAGATTTCCATTTATCCTTGCTCCCATCTCTTTTGGATTATGGTTTTTCTCGATGGATATTGTTCCAATAATATTCGGAACAAATTACCTTACTTGGACAGACAGAAAACATATTTCTCTTATTTTCGGAA
Encoded here:
- a CDS encoding DUF2157 domain-containing protein; its protein translation is MKFTISDLKNGLEKNIISNDQYEQLLNLSKSNPDNNKVMNLLYYAGALLVISAMTWLMYNSWDIFGGGGIAILTTIYIVGMLLGAYYLYFIKKLITPGGLLFSIVICLIPLLMFGLLKHFEIWPQSTSYGDFYIWIKGKWVVLELSGIFVGLVILYFVRFPFILAPISFGLWFFSMDIVPIIFGTNYLTWTDRKHISLIFGTIMLIIGYFINRKSNKSFSFWLYLFGLLTLTASLSIYHNDEIGKFIIFFAVNLFFIGSYIILDQKVFLIFGTIGMTELLSRISYEFFKDSPLLPFILTFFGIGLILLGIFYQKNQAKLESKLKSIIPKAILNIKPPE